A segment of the Brienomyrus brachyistius isolate T26 chromosome 4, BBRACH_0.4, whole genome shotgun sequence genome:
gttaaccAAACACGGCAAACACAACAAATGAGAAATCTACAACAATAATTTACGCAATTGCGTTAAAATAGCAATAGATATCAGAATCTGTGCTACTTTCCAAGCAGCAAGGATGGATATGGTGGCAACCTGTAACTTGTACTTCAGCCGCATTTTACGAAAGTATAACAGAAAATACGCAATGAATATCAGTGAAACTTGCAAGCTGTCTCTCGGGTGTCCTCCTTCAAAGAAAAACATACGTGTAGGATTCATGCGTGCCACATGCTGTTTCTTGTCGAATTGTGAGGCGTTGCtacgtctctctctcttttattATGATTATCTGGTGTCGAGAAGAGGCCTGCGTGTGAACAATTACCATGAAAGGCCAAATGATTGGAGAGAGTGGTGGGCCGGCGACAGAGTGTTGTGACACGAGGACAATGCGCCGGCTCGGGTAATGAACCTGTCAGTGCTCTCTAACACCCTCTCAAGAAATGAGCGCATATTGTGGCCAGGAGCCACGCAAGCCGCCGTTTACAGTAGCCGTAAGGTCTGGATATCAGGCAGGTGAGGAGAGACACGCGGCATGATGGTAATTAACGCGTTAAATGAAGCGCTTTAAAGCGCTAACATGTCGTCCAGGCACGTATCTTTCCGGCTACCTATAATAAATTCCTACCAACGGAGCTATACACAAATTGCTATACAATTAAAATTCAACACTAACTTGCGAAACATTTTTCATAAAGGTAGATTTTagcatatatttaaataatacagaaaattaaagcTATCAACGGTTTTAAACGGCTTTAATCATACACTGAGAAATATAATTAGCGAATAACGAAGAACTGTAAACATGTCTAATAGATAACTATTTCTCTTGCGCTCTTGTCGCTTCTAAAAATGTCGTTCAGCAAACAGGGTGCACCCCTTGTTCATGTAACAAGCGACCAACATAGGCATAAACATATAACCGCCAAAGGAAAGaatattagtttatatttaGGCCTACAAGCCATAATCTATGTGTTATTGCTCCCACTAATACGGATAAATCTAAAACTATTAACGCAATTATAATAGTATTAGTATTGTATCAACTATAACTTGCAATGCTGATTATCTAAATTAGGCCGTTCACTTTTAATTGCcctcaaaaacaaaataaaaaaacaacagcaaaTTTATGAATGAGTATTTAACATAACTCCAAAAATGTACAGGCCTAATATATGCAAAACCATACAGTTATATTAGGAAAGAATTCTACaatatttttacagtttttgtaattaattttattcgAATatattctggaaaaaaaatcgaGTATATTTATTTTCCTAAATATCTTATTTTGCCAAGTACTGGACTACTTTCGAATGTTTCAAATATGTACCCATTTTAAAACTGCATAATCGTTTAAATtgtatcatttaaaaaatggtcGGTTTCATAATTGCCACTAATTTAGATTTTCTTTTGATGGCTTTAAATACAAACATTAAGTACAGTATCCGACACGCCCATAACGTTAAGTCGATTTTCTTCAGCAAACAATCGCAGACGACAAACAAACTTGCGCACCTCATCAGAAAAGTTTGATCTAAATTCTTTTAAATCCAAGATGTGCTGTAGGGGTGTCTGATTGTAGCCCACACTTTAAGTCCACTTAAAGAAAGCGGAGAAGGAAGCTGTCTGGTTTCAATAGATCAAAGAGAGGTAATGGTGAATGGAGTCATTTGCAATTATAAGAATAATTAGCATCCCTGGTCCTACATTGCTAATCAGAGTCGGAGGTGACATGTTTATGTTCATGCAATCAGACGGGCAGTTGGAGAGCTCGCGCCCCCAGGACTCAATAGGGGCTAATCATCATCAGTACGAAATGCCATTTAAACggtaaaataattttaaatgaaattaacaatcgagggaaaaaaaactactcagaaaaaaagataagccggattaaacaaaaagaaaaagagcaTAATCGACATTTTATATGCAAACATATGGATAAACATCTTATGACTATGTTTTAAATTGGATACATATCCCGTTTTATATGCCTGCTATGCACATAACGCGATAGACAGTGGGGTAATAATAGGCAGTGTTTattctttttgtttatttgcaCTTTAATAATTATTATCGGAATACGAATAAAGTATATTTAGGAACCCATAATATTATAGGTAATGCTTGATAAAATTACAGTGCGCGACTATTAACGTCTTAACACTGAAACCGTATAAGTTTGTGGCAAACCGAAGTCTTGGTATTGTTATAGCATTTACTTTGTAAAGCTGGAATTGAGCTCCGTTTTAGTTTGTAGTTGACCCTCTCATTCAAGTCTTTTATTCTGTCCCATTCTTCAGACAATATTTCCCTCCGGGGGATAATTATCTTTGCACTTCTCCGAGGCCAAATACATTGTGTTGGTTCCGAAGAAAAGGTTTTCCTTTAGACAAGTCGGGGGAAAACATCTGCCTAACCTCCTTCACGACTCTGGTGCCATCCGTCCCTAAATTTTAACAATGGCGCCCTTGTTTTACGTCGCTTCCCTGAATCCAAAGTAATTACTAATCATCAATCAAAATTAATAATAGTTGATTTGGCTGGTGTGGTCAACGATTAGGGAAGGGGAAGGTTGTAAACCTTCTCACAGCGCTTCCAGTCACTGTCGTCCAAGCTTAAGGGGGTTCGGCCCCTCTGTCTATTGGTATCCACTGGGAAACTACCGCCTCTCATGGTAGCCAAAAAGTCAGGAGCTGAATAAGGAAATGAAGCGTAATTTGAGGAAGATGGATGAGTTCGGAGGGCTACACCCCCTCCCATCCCTCTTCTATTGCAGATGATGAGCCTAGCGAGTATGCGtgcgtgcgcgcgtgtgtgtgtgcgtgtgagtgtgtgacagagggagaaacgggagtgagagagaagcgaaTAAGCGGCAGGTCGCAGTCAGCGATTTGGCTTACTAAGGAAAGGACGGAGTAAAGGCACTCAGTATTAACGCCAACTGAAATCCGAAGGATACCACGAAACGGCAAAAGGAGTACACACATTTCGCTGTAAGGGGATCGGAGGGATTTCCTAACTTAAAGTGAGGAGTACTTTTAGAACATAAAGCAATATTTGGTTCACGACCAGAATGCAGAGACCAAGCGGCCAAGGTACGGCGTTTTCCATTGATTCGTTAATTGGGACTCCTCAGCCGCGGCCGGGGCACCTGCTCTACACGGGTTACCCGATGTTTATGCCGTATAGACCTCTGGTAATCCCCCAAGCCCTGTCTCATTCGCCTCTACAGTCAGGCATCCCGCCGCTGGCCCCTTTGGCTTCGTTTGCCGGACGTCTCACCAACACATTCTGCGCCAGTCTGGGACAGGGGATGCCTTCGATGGTCGCCCTTACGACCACACTTCCCAGCTTCTCTGACCCGCCGGATAGTTTTTATCCGCCGCAAGAAATTCCGGGACCCCGGCTGAGCTCGGATCCAGCGATAAGGAGACAAGAGAGCCCCCACTCGGAGGATTTGCCCGTAAGGGACAAGGGCTCAGAACTACTCAACTTCTCGGAAACTTTTCAGACCATCACAGGTGAGTTACATCAAAAGCACAACAACTATAGCTTTGAGACCTCTGACAAGCTCTCTATAAGTCAAAATACAGAAACTTGCTGCCACGTGCACGTCTAGACTCATGTATAAGTGCATAGATAAAATAAGTATGACGACGTAAACTGAACGTTAAATTACCGTAAATAATTTAAGGCCTTAATTAATATAGAATCTATAAAAATAAGACTATTTTCAAACTATAtagtgatttcttttttttttctaaaaggtTCTTTGTTTAGAAACAATAttgaaacattaaaaaaaataaattagaatTATATAAATGACTACAAATGACCAAATTTCAGATTTGAAGTAGACGGTACGGAATGGCTAGATGACAATCAATCTGGATATACCATGTGGTTATAGAAGGTTAATAGAGATTCATAATCTCTACAAAAATCAACATTGGTCCACTTTTtttccaggaaaaaaatattttagcttGCCTCCAAACTCTCACATACTAGCTGTCTCTAAATATGTACTggtgaattaaataaaattagtaAAATATCCCATATAAATACGGATcatgttcattattattatactatTGACATGCCCTAGAATATGGCCTGTGACATGTAACACTACAACACACCATAAAAAGATAACAGAATGAACTTGCGCGTAGAGATTCTGTCTCTAACTGCATTTTCCAAATTAAGCGAATAGCATTTTAATGTACACAATACACCCGTTTTATTACAACCAAATGAATGATTACAATGCAAGTAATTAAAAGAAGTGTGGTTACATATTCGGTATCTTTATAAAAAGAATTTAATTTAGGCAgcaatattatttaaattacaATATTTTAAGGCCTATATTACTATGAAAAACATCTCCGCGTAGCCACGGAAACAGACTATCGAGAGGTATAGCGAATAACATCTTCAATAGTTAGGCAATTGAGactattttttactttttcatCCCATATAACATGGCCTTAGATTGTCTGGTCTTTTCAGTCAGGTGTAATCAGTAATCGCTACCAGAAAAGCAAGTGAAATTGTGTAATAATACAAGGATTCGGGTGAGTCACATGAATGTATTTAAGGGCTAAAACGACGTTTTTTCTTGTGGCCTTTATTGCTACTCAGGAGAAACCAAACTCTACAGTTCAGACGATGAGAAACTGGACCTCAAATCAACGGAGACCCCTTGCAGCGACAGGGAGGACGACAGCTCTGCAGACAGCGAGAACGAAAGTTTCTCGGACGGGAACAATTGTGGTTCGCTATCGCAAAAGAACAAACTCAAAGCTGGGTCACAAGAGCCTCTACCGCCGGGAAGTTCAGCTGGAAAGAGCCGGCGGAGACGAACGGCTTTTACCAGCGAGCAATTATTAGAACTGGAGAAAGAATTCCACTGTAAAAAGTACCTCTCCTTGACTGAACGCTCACAAATAGCACACGCACTTAAACTGAGCGAGGTCCAGGTCAAGATCTGGTTCCAAAACCGACGGGCCAAATGGAAACGGATTAAAGCCGGCAATGTCAACAACAGATCGGGAGAGCCAGTAAGGAACCCAAAAATTGTGGTCCCCATCCCAGTGCACGTCAACAGATTTGCCGTCAGGAGTCAACATCAGCAGATAGAACAAGGAAGTAGGCCATGAACGATCTGAGTAAAGGTGCAAGTGTGTACGTTTCTTATATAAACACTGACAAATACGCAACTTTATTTGAACATGCATGACGCATATAGCAAGATTTCCGGCGGCAAAAAGACGGCCACGTGGTTATTTAAAACGGACATTGCATCCTTCTGTTGCATCATGTGTCAAAATTGATAGGCCTGTTAAGGTTATTTACAAAGGTGCTAATTATGATAGGAAATCCCCTAATATCGGAAGACCGACTTAACGGACGGAAAAGATTTTCATTGTTAAATTTGATTACTTAATATCACGAATCAATTTGCCTGGTTGATTTTGGAGTATGTACACGCGtccttatttattattttgtaaatatgtaaatattaacTGTGTCAGAGCGACACAAAGTGCACTATTAAATAAGATTGAATACAATTcttttttaagaaaaatatttatatgttaTAGTGTGGTATACCGAGTACGTAAGTTTGATGCATGTTTGCTTATCGGCCAACTTGTTGAAACCGATTTACACTTTATGTTGTAAAAACTCTCATCGTTTCAGTTGAGCCCAACAATTTGCATGTTCCTTTTAAATGTTGGCGTTTAGGTACCGTAGAAACTGTATTCGACAGATGTTTGTGAAAAATAAATTGTGAAGGAAATAAATAATCTAAGCAAGTTATGTCAGTTTCATATTGTGAATAAATAATTCACCGGCCCGTCTGAAAAAGATTTACATAGTCTATCTGTAAATATTTGATCTCAATAAATTAATTCATGTGAAAATTACTAATTCAGTAATTAATATTGTGACGTGGGTACAACACTTGAAATGCTATTATGTaacttaaaaatgattttgattAACTGGTTCAATGAGTTAGGGTTTGTTGAAACCCATGTCTTAGCTGGGATTTTGGAAATATAAATGCGAATACGGGTCAATTGTGTgacaaggaaaaaaaagttttttttgaacTTTTACGAAACCATTCACTGGAAAGGCCTATTCAAGATTTTATATTATGCTCTGGATCCAAATATTTTGTCAATTAATGCAAAATATTTGAGGAGATAAATGACAATTATTTTTCAAAGTTTCTGTTTCCACAAGTGTCTTAGCCGTCTGGcgaaagatatatatttttccagCGAGAAAATTTCACactaattattttaaatttagaaGAAGACGGAGACCTCGACTGCATTTcttacaaaatgtaaaaatctGAAGCTAATAGCTAAATGCTTCATGGACATTTCATTCAGGCCATATCTGTTTTATAAAACGTTAACTTACGTACCTCTTCGGTGAGAATATGGCTCATAAAATTTTATTATATGACCTACCTATTTATTGGTAGGTAAACATTAGTCGAAATAAAAGCAATAGTTCGTTGGTCTAAATTTCCACATTTCGCTTAAGAATCTCAGGTTACCTTAACAGATAAACACGCccatgtaggcctatctttcTTGATGAAACCAAGGAAATACTTAAACCAGTACTATTTCACAGACATCTCTCCGAGCTAAAGTAAACGCAAACCTGATGTTCACTTTCTCCTTACAAGTCTCATGGAAATCTGTGCGCCTCCAGTCTGCCAGAAATGTAGCCCATGACATACAGTCTTTTCCTTTAAGTGAAAAACGCTGGATTTAAGACAGAAGAGGTGAATTAAGCCGCTTTATGCTTCGTTTTCCCTGAGACCGTTTAGCAGCGAACGCCTCGCTTTGCGGCTTAATGGCCTTCCGAGAGTCTCCccctgtcacgtgacttaccGGACCGGTAAAACTCCGTTTCTTAAATCCTCAATTAAATAGATTTctcaatttagaaatgtgccaATAAGTTAATATGATGGGATTATATGTAGGCGGAACTTAATCATCGCTTAATTTGAATGTCTAATTGGTATGATTATGTTTATAATAATAGTGGGCTAAACGACAATTTCTCTTTTCATTTAGTTGGGCGCTACGTTTGGGGAAAGGCTTAAGACAATGCTGAGTCGAAGTACGGAAGCTAAGACACCCCTAACGCACAGCCGGCTGAGTTCCGGTCGCTGTGCCGCAACACGCACTTTACACTGTCATGAACAGCAGTCACCTCGTTCTTTAAGCGATTGCGTTGGAAGAATTGCCTCCGTTAAACTAGCACGGAAATCCTTGCTGCAAATATTCCCCTTAGCTAAACATTTTCTATGGAACATTAAGTCCAAAGTAAAACACCGGCGTAGCATTACAATGGGCTAATAATTGTGTCACTCCCCTACTGAAATGGCATCTTCTCTTACAATAACGTCGTGAAATCAGGAAGCTTTCGACTATACTCATTGTCTAAATTCTAGGTATGATACTTGTCATTTCCTAAGGGCACATATCCTACTTCTTGTTTTAAAAATCGCGTATGAATTTAATTTGGAAACAAATGCTACTTTCAGAACTTATCTGAGAGTTTCACAGTTTACAGGAAAACATACAGTATTTATAACAAACGCAACTATTGTGAGCCTTTGATTTGTTTCTTGATGCTTCTTTATACTGTGCATGTGTCCTCAGTGGCAGAATCCTACGTGATTTCTTCTGTTTCCGCAGTGCACATGAATACTCCTACCCAGTGTGTAACCACTGCCTGGCCAATTCATCTTACAGTCTGGCAGACCTCCTTCATACGTGATGGGGCCTGGAAAGAAGGATTCACAAGGAATTGAACAACTTCCAATCAAAACTTCCCTTCCTTTGAATAGATGATTTACATAATGGTTGGAGACAATCTCATGTTCATGCTTTGGCCGGGTGCCGCTGCCAAGTTCCAGTAAAAACTTTAGCATGAAAGCTTGATCTCCTTAGAAGTTCAAACGTAACAGGATCTCACGGCCGGGCGTTCGCCAAGGAGCCATGACCACTCTGCCTCAACGTGGACTTTCGGTGAAACTACTGGTAATTTCGCTTCTGTTGTTCTCTGCATGCCTACCTCTTACTGCGCATTGACTCAACACTGCACACTACGGTGTAAACACTCATTTATTTTAGCTACCTGCAATATAGAAATAGCACGATTTCCCAAAATCCCTGACAAGGCAGACAAAAGGAAGAGTCCCTATTAAACAATTGGGACATACACAGGGGGAAAATGGGAGATTTGTGTTAATGAGAGTTGGAGTCATTTGTCTCTCTTTAGGAGGCCATGATTCCTCAAGGTGGAGTGATGGATCCCCATTAGAGTGGTCATATCCAACACTTTGTAATGAACTTCACAATCAATCATCACTCAGGGGGAGGGGCCATTgatctgtgggtgtgtgtgggtgtgtgtgtgtgtgagaacagAGGACCCACAGTCTATGTCTCTAGGCATGTTTGGCTCACAGCATCAATGACAAGGGGCAAAGGTAGCTTCCTGTAGGTCAGAAGCTATTTTAAACCTACGCTCTTTATCTGAGCTTAAGTGTTGGTCCGGGTTGTGAGCTATACTCTGCTTACGGAGCCCAGACAGCGCTTGCAGAAGCTGGACCAGCTCCTCATGACCACCCACTCCCTGCCGCTTGGTCACCAAAGACTGcaacatttttttaatatttaccaTTGTATTTTTCATACACATCTTTAAAGAATGTTATTTTGAAGGTGCGTTACTGGATCAGCTTCTATTAAGGGGGATTCAAGTTTTTCATTTCCCCTAATTTTCCATGTTGGGTTTTGTAGGGGTCCAAGCAGTGTTTGCTGCAGGAtccaatttatttttttatttttatttttttacattcccTTTGGTGAAGTATCAGTAACTGATTGTAAAGAATTTTTGGAGAATTTGACTGTAACACTCTATACGAAGTAAAATTGTGTTTGATTGACAGAGGTGGTACTACAGGAGAGGCAGACTGGGGTCTAAAGGCGGGATTACGGTTAATGATCTGATATTCAAACCTGAAGATGGCAAGTTCAGGGCGGCTCGGTGGCTCTTCCTTTAGCtttgtttgtgtggagtttgcacgatCTCCCCGCGTTGTGTGAGAAATGACACACTGTAGGCTAACTGGCAGTTCTAAATTACCTGTAGAGTATGACGGTGCTTGTGCACTATGTGAGACTGGCAGCCAGGCCAGGGtgaccccagccttgtgtcctatCCTGCCAGGACCCAGACTCTGGGTCCTCGGTGACACTGACCAGGATTAAGTGGTTTAGATGTCTGCAGTTGCCCAGCGAGGGCGCTTTTAAAATCAGCCTGAATCCTATTGTTACATTCCGGTTAACACAATAATATAACGTTGTATAATAGATAAATCTGGATTCCCGGCGAAAAGGCGAACCCATAGGTTTACTTTATGCATAAAAAAAATCCCAGAcgattttaaagaaaaacaaaaacgtggacttgTATTGTAGGCAGAATGGAACAGAACTGAATTAAAAGTAAAACTGCAAAGTCTAGAAAGGGACGAATTGCAACAGAGGTTCCGTTATTTAGATGTTTTTAATATGTTTAAATGTGCGTGGATAAAACACTAGTTTAAGTGTCATCCGTTTACCAAAACTCCTTGCCGAAGGAAATTatttaatacacacacacacaaatat
Coding sequences within it:
- the gbx1 gene encoding homeobox protein GBX-1, producing the protein MQRPSGQGTAFSIDSLIGTPQPRPGHLLYTGYPMFMPYRPLVIPQALSHSPLQSGIPPLAPLASFAGRLTNTFCASLGQGMPSMVALTTTLPSFSDPPDSFYPPQEIPGPRLSSDPAIRRQESPHSEDLPVRDKGSELLNFSETFQTITGETKLYSSDDEKLDLKSTETPCSDREDDSSADSENESFSDGNNCGSLSQKNKLKAGSQEPLPPGSSAGKSRRRRTAFTSEQLLELEKEFHCKKYLSLTERSQIAHALKLSEVQVKIWFQNRRAKWKRIKAGNVNNRSGEPVRNPKIVVPIPVHVNRFAVRSQHQQIEQGSRP